In Beutenbergia cavernae DSM 12333, the DNA window GGAGGGCAGGGTTCGGGGGAGGATCCGCACGGTGGGCCCGCCGAGAGGCACGGAGGCGCGGAGGCCTCTCGCGGAACGAGGGGCGTCAGAGCACGGCGGCGGGCTTGAGCACGACGCCGGCGAGCACCAGCTCCTCGCGAGCCCGCCGGCCCTGCTCCTCGTCCACGGGCACCGTCAGATCGGACACGACCGTCACGTCGAGCCCGAGCCGCCGCGCGTCGAGCGCCGTCTGCTTCACGCAGTGCGACTCAGCGATCCCGACCACCTCGACCGACGTGACCCCCGACTCGGCGAGCAGCTCCGCGAGCGGCCGACCGGCGTCGTCGACCCCCTCGAAACCCGAGTACGCGGCGGCGTACGCGCCCTTCTTCACGCTGACGTCGGGGGCGAGGTCGGCGAGCGCCGGGTGCAGCTCCGCCTCGGCCGTGCCGGCGACGCCGTGCGGCGGCCACGTGTCGACGAAGTCCGGCGTCTCCGAGAAGTGCTCACCGGGGTCGACGTGCCAGTCCTGCGTGGTCGCGACGACGCCGTACCGCTCGCGGTGCGTGCGGGCGAAGGTGGCGATGCGCTCGGCGACGGCGTTCCCGCCCTCGACGGCGAGCGCCCCGCCCTCGCAGAACGTCGGCTGCACGTCGACCACGAGCAGGGCGCGATGCGTGGCCGCTGTCATGCCGCCACGGTACGCCGAGGCGCGGACCGCTGCCGCGCACGCCCCGCGGCGCGAGTACCGTGCACCCGCATGGAGTTCCGGCGCATCGAGGGGCTGCCGCCCTACGTCTTCACGATCATCGACAGCCTGAAGCTCGAGGCGCGTCGAGCCGGCCGCGACGTGGTCGACCTCGGCTTCGGCAACCCCGACCTCCCGAGCCCGGAGATCGCCGTCGAGAAGCTCGCCGAGGCCGCGCACAACACGCGCAACCACCGGTACTCCTCCTCGCGCGGGATCCCCAAGCTGCGCGAGGCCGTCGCGTCCCTGTACCTGCGTCGGTTCGGCGTCGTGCTCGATCCGGGCACCCAGGTCATCTCCACGATCGGGGCGAAGGAGGGCTTCAGCCACCTCATGTGGGTGCTGCTGCAGTCCGGCGACGCGGCCATCGTGCCGACGCCGAGCTACCCGATCCACATCTGGGGTCCCTACTTCGCCGGGGCGGACGCGCGCCAGGTGCCGATCGGGGACGGCGACGACGGCGCCGGGTACGTCGACCGCGTCATGGAGGCCTGGGACTACGGCTGGCCGAAGCCGCGCGTCGTCGTCCTCTCCTTCCCGCACAACCCGACGACGACGACCGTGGAGCTCGCCGACCTGCAGCGGCTCGTGGACTGGGCCCGGGAGCGGGACGTCGTGCTCGTGCACGACCTGGCCTACGCGGACATGTGCTTCGACGGCTGGACCCCGCCGTCGATCATGCAGTGCGAGGGCGGCGACGAGGTCGCCGTCGAGCTGTACTCGATGACGAAGTCGTTCTCGATGGCGGGCTGGCGGGTGGCGTTCATGGTGGGGCGCTCCGACGTCATCGCTGCGCTCGCCCAGCTGAAGAGCTACCTCGACTACGGCACCTTCCAGCCGATCCAGATCGCCGCGACGGTCAC includes these proteins:
- a CDS encoding isochorismatase family protein, which encodes MTAATHRALLVVDVQPTFCEGGALAVEGGNAVAERIATFARTHRERYGVVATTQDWHVDPGEHFSETPDFVDTWPPHGVAGTAEAELHPALADLAPDVSVKKGAYAAAYSGFEGVDDAGRPLAELLAESGVTSVEVVGIAESHCVKQTALDARRLGLDVTVVSDLTVPVDEEQGRRAREELVLAGVVLKPAAVL
- a CDS encoding aminotransferase class I/II-fold pyridoxal phosphate-dependent enzyme, with protein sequence MEFRRIEGLPPYVFTIIDSLKLEARRAGRDVVDLGFGNPDLPSPEIAVEKLAEAAHNTRNHRYSSSRGIPKLREAVASLYLRRFGVVLDPGTQVISTIGAKEGFSHLMWVLLQSGDAAIVPTPSYPIHIWGPYFAGADARQVPIGDGDDGAGYVDRVMEAWDYGWPKPRVVVLSFPHNPTTTTVELADLQRLVDWARERDVVLVHDLAYADMCFDGWTPPSIMQCEGGDEVAVELYSMTKSFSMAGWRVAFMVGRSDVIAALAQLKSYLDYGTFQPIQIAATVTLNEAQDYPAELSAVYESRRNALVDGLARIGWDIHRPRGTMFAWARIPEPYRDLGSIDFARLLVNECDVAVSPGVGFGPGGDGHVRFALIENEQRIGQAVRQLRRGLTRLDA